One genomic window of Candidatus Pseudobacter hemicellulosilyticus includes the following:
- a CDS encoding DinB family protein produces MKELLLQYAAYNAWANQRILDCITALPEASAHQALASSFPTLYATLLHIWDTESAWYQRVRLQEHVIRPGDSFTGTIQDLATSIRHQDQVISSWVQQASEAALLHVMKYHTSKREPVKQPVWQVLMHAFNHSSYHRGQLVTMLRQSGVERIPNTDFIAFTWLRKPRA; encoded by the coding sequence ATGAAGGAACTGTTACTGCAATACGCTGCTTATAATGCCTGGGCCAATCAGCGGATACTGGATTGCATCACGGCTTTGCCGGAAGCATCCGCACACCAGGCGCTGGCTTCCAGTTTTCCCACCCTTTACGCCACCCTCCTGCATATCTGGGATACCGAGAGCGCCTGGTACCAGCGGGTGCGTTTACAGGAGCACGTGATCCGCCCTGGCGACAGTTTCACCGGTACTATCCAGGACCTGGCTACCAGCATCCGGCACCAGGACCAGGTGATCAGCAGCTGGGTACAGCAGGCCTCCGAAGCGGCCCTCCTGCATGTGATGAAATACCATACTTCTAAAAGGGAGCCTGTCAAACAACCGGTATGGCAGGTCCTGATGCATGCTTTCAACCATAGCAGTTACCATCGCGGGCAGCTGGTCACCATGCTCCGCCAGTCCGGGGTGGAGAGGATCCCCAATACCGACTTCATCGCCTTTACCTGGCTGCGGAAGCCACGCGCATAA
- a CDS encoding GNAT family N-acetyltransferase: protein MNIRIRKAVREDCPRLLELVHELAVYEKAPEAVTVSPQHFADSGFGPHPVWWAFVAETPAAGGGPGQVHGFALYYIRFSTWKGQRMYLEDILVTESMRGQGLGKLLFDRLIEEAREKQFSGIVWQVLEWNQPAINFYKKYTEGFDPEWINVSMEL from the coding sequence ATGAATATACGCATCAGAAAAGCGGTCCGGGAAGATTGTCCCCGGCTGCTGGAGCTGGTCCATGAACTGGCCGTTTATGAAAAAGCCCCCGAGGCGGTGACCGTATCCCCACAGCATTTTGCCGATAGCGGCTTTGGCCCCCACCCTGTCTGGTGGGCTTTTGTGGCAGAAACCCCTGCTGCCGGTGGCGGTCCCGGCCAGGTCCACGGCTTCGCCCTCTACTATATCCGCTTCAGCACCTGGAAGGGACAACGGATGTACCTGGAAGATATCCTGGTCACGGAGTCCATGCGCGGCCAGGGACTGGGTAAGCTGCTGTTTGACAGGCTCATTGAAGAAGCCCGCGAAAAACAGTTCAGCGGCATCGTGTGGCAGGTGCTGGAATGGAACCAACCGGCCATCAATTTCTACAAAAAGTATACGGAAGGTTTTGATCCCGAATGGATCAATGTCAGCATGGAACTGTAA